From Streptomyces sp. GSL17-111, one genomic window encodes:
- a CDS encoding ArsR/SmtB family transcription factor — protein sequence MLNAGLEEPSEKPSKAWSDAVVSCCAPLASQPISEAGAERAAAMFKALSDPIRLRLFSRVASHPHGEVCVCDISDVGVSQPTVSHHLKKLREAGLLTSERRGTWVYYRSAPGALAVLALLLRGQD from the coding sequence ATGCTGAATGCCGGGCTCGAAGAGCCGAGCGAAAAGCCGTCGAAGGCTTGGTCGGATGCGGTGGTGTCCTGCTGCGCCCCACTCGCGTCGCAACCCATCTCGGAAGCGGGCGCGGAAAGAGCAGCGGCGATGTTCAAAGCGTTGTCCGACCCGATTCGCCTTCGGCTTTTCTCTCGTGTGGCTTCTCATCCTCACGGTGAGGTGTGCGTGTGCGACATATCAGATGTCGGAGTTTCCCAGCCTACGGTCAGTCACCATTTGAAGAAGCTGAGAGAAGCAGGGCTGCTCACCTCGGAGAGAAGGGGCACCTGGGTCTACTACCGCAGCGCGCCCGGCGCCCTCGCGGTGCTCGCCCTCCTGCTTCGCGGCCAGGACTAG